The Macadamia integrifolia cultivar HAES 741 chromosome 3, SCU_Mint_v3, whole genome shotgun sequence genome segment tcttcttggactatgtttttcttcttctttaaaccattcacttccacaatgtttatTTCAATTTACCATTTGAGTCTCAAAAAATGTGTGTGAATCAAGgggaaaaaataagagaaatatagaaaactattggtgagagtttgaagtgtttgtttcaaacaacaaaatgCACATTTACACTTAAGTAgtcgtatcgtaccgatacagtacgatacgtatcgatacggtaccgatactcaTGAAAATGTTCacattttcaaaagttcgtatcgcaaAGTATTGTACGtatcggtatcatatcggtaCGGCACGATACGGTACTACCGATATGCCGATACAtaaaaaagggcccaaaattccctgtagcgtatcggtatgtatcgtgtcgATAcctaccaataccgatacgtatcgatcgatatgTCACGATACACACCGacacttaaaaccatgcttataCCCATTAataaaattaagggaaaaaaattaattgaccAAACAATGTTTGACTCATACAAACCAAATTCTAGGACAAGAGGAGCTTCTATTATGCATTTGTCAAAAGGATAGCGGGTAGAGCCACCGTATTTCCTTGTACAATCTGCTATGAACACTAATTTAGACTAGTGGTGATAGATGCTTAGTaacatagaataaaaaaaaaaaaaaaaaaaaaggaaagaaagaagtagGTTATACTTTTGTTAGATTCTTTAAATAATATCAGTATAGCGGGGCTCTccacttttcttttattaaagaaaaaatctagGGCTTTGTTTAAGTTTGATTAAAATCCAAAGTTGTGTCTATGAGAGAATATGACctaacagaaaaagaaaaagaaaaagaaaaagaaaaataaaatagtttttttttttaaccaaggtgttcaagtaggggtgcaagtttggccctgatggctCGAACCCGCCCTTGACCCACCCTTATCCCAAACAAGTACCAACCCAAAAATATCGGTCTTGAGTGCCGACTCGActctgaaatttctgaccctgagtcagggtcagggcgagtaagggttgatgtctttggccctcCCAGCCGGCTCTAAACCTGGCCCTGATTgttttaccctgacttttggccctGGTTTTGGCCTGGCCCGATCATAATTTTGGCTCATGGTGTTGACCAtggttgtgaccctgatgttaaccATGAATTTAACCTAATATTatttgtttgacattgagtcattgacgcCTCAAAACTTCTAATATATCTTATCACCGATagctcttgtttttttttacaaaaaaagaaaagaaaagatcctcttgctttttttaccaagaaaaaaaaaaaaaaagatatcttGCTCTCTGCATCTGAGGAATCACAAAAGTTCTCTGAGTCTCTGCCACAAAAGTTCTCTGGCTCTTTGCGTCTCTACGTTCTttggatttttgttttcttaggatgttatctctttgtttaacatgataagggttttgagatcttcaaattgtttgccttattatgATGATCtatttgtttatcatgacaaataattaaatttttttggattatttactttcttaggatgatctcatatttgtttatcataatagttggagttatcTGTATTGTTTAAATGTTTACTTTAtgatgttctcctcatgacaagtaatttgtaactttgtatttttatctctactttattatgaatattttttatttttaagttatttcatattttgcagggtcagggTATATCTAGCCCTTtatggcaaaccaaggtcagggtcaatcaACGTCAGGATCAAGGTCAtcccgacccgacccgacccttAAAAATCAGAGCCAattagggcgggtaagggttgggctgaaccctgaagtGTAGGAccagggttgaagttttgtggccctaagtcagggtcagggtgggtttgggcccagttaaggagactcagggttgggttagggttttaataaACCCAGCCtaacccggccctgttgcacccctatgTTCCGGTCAGTTTACATACACCTCAACTAAACTTTGGAGAGATTAACTCACTACCACGATTTTCACTTAAATTATAGATGCACATATAAATAATTAAACCTGAGACTGTACATCTATCTACACCCTCTCTAATTCAGCCTAACCAAAATAGGTGAACAAACTTGATCTATGAACAAGTTTTCATAAATTTTGAACATGTTCAAATTTATTGGGTCGACTAAAGTAATTCTCTCGAGTTAAAAtctacttttctctctcttgacgcaggaggaaaaaaaaaatatatatatatatatatatagaatgggcaaaaagagagaagataataataataataataataataataataataataataataataataaggaaataaaggCCTCGTATCATCAAAATTCAATATAGAAAGAGCATCACGGCCCAGAGATTTATCGCTTGTGGAAAAGGATCGACTCTTCCGGAATCCGGAGAGAGGAAAATTCCTCTCTTCCATGCAATTCTTATTGTTGATCACCAGAGTCGGTTGGCTATAGATCAAAACTCGTACACGACGATTAATCGAATTCAGGTCGGTTACTCCAAAGATCTCATTTCCAGTTGTCAAATATCTTTCACAATTGAATGCTTCGTCTGTGCATATTTATATCTTTCTGGTGAATTCCAGGTCGTGGTTTTGTAGcttagtttcttcttcttcttcttcgatttGGGGTTCTCTTTCTGGGATGAAAGAGGTTTCGAAGATGGATCAATCAGGTTTTTCGTTTGTTGATGCTTGAACTAATGGTTCGGTTAGTACTTTTTGTTAAAGTTACGCAATCGGGTTGATTAGGGTTTTCATGGTTTGAAGGGGATCGACTTCGATAATTCATTTAACCAGTTAGGGTTTTCGAGTAGTTGATTTAAAAGCTATCTGGTTTCCTGTTCCTGGAAGTGGGTAAGGATTATGGAATTTCAGGgttgattattattttcttcagtGTCCTGGCTTCTGAGTATTGGTTTATTGGATTGTCTAGGGTTTCCTTGTGGATATGGAGCAAGAAAGTCAGAAGGTGGAAGTCGAGAAAACCGGCTGCCAACCTCCAAGTGCTACTGTTCCTTGCGCTAATAACTGCGGTTTTTACGGAACCGCTGCCACTAACAATCTCTGCTCCAAATGCTACAAAGATTTCTTTCTGAAGCAAGCCAAAGCAGCGGCGGCTGCGGTAGTTGCGGAGAAGAAGGTTGATGAAACCGTGATTGAAACAACGGTTCAAGATGTTAAAGCTACTCCTTGCGAGGAAGCTACCAGTTCGGGAGATCCTGGAAAATTACCGGCCAACCGTTGCAGCTCCTGCAGGAAGCGTGTGGGGTTGACTGGCTTCAAGTGCCGATGTGGGCAAACATTTTGTTCTATCCATCGTTACTCTGACAAACACAATTGCCAGTTCGATTACAAAACTGCAGGCCAGGACGTGATCGCCAGAGCGAATCCTGTTGTGAAGGCCGACAAGATTGAGAAGATCTGACTCTCGAAAAGAGACTCTATTTGGGGAATTCAAGTTGCAGGGGCTATGGATTGCTCTTTGTGAAGTGATGAAAGAAGATTCAATTCATGAAGGATGCCATAAAGTGGTCTGATATTTCTGGAACTAAACAGCTCTCTTGATGATTATTTGTGTCTGGTATGTACAGTTTGGTTTCATTATTGTGACCAATGCTACTGGAAGTTGTTGCTGGTCATAGTTTATTTCAAGAATCCTTTTACTCTCTTAGAAAATTCTGTATATCTCGCCTATGGATTATCAATTTATTAGAGTTAAAACGTTAGCACAGTGCCTTCCTGCATGCCATGTTTGTTTCATTCCTGTACTGTTTGGTTGCCATGCTTCAGGTATGTTGTTTTTTAGTCAGCTTGCTCTACTCTCTTTGATGAATAATGAATTTGCTTCAGGGCGTGGCGGTGGGGGAAGCATATGGAAGGGGATTTCAATTGTTTTTATGACTTGGAATCTCTATTCCCTCTCCAAGAGAATTGTGACCCTTATATTTTTGAATGGCAGTTCCACCCAAGAAATCACTACTTGATTGCTCCATGTATCAGGGTATCCATCATACTTCCCACTATTACATTAATTAACAACCTAACCCACTACCGTAGTCAattggggttggctacatgaatcctgcACCATTCCGTTCTTAAGTCATTAACTCATAGCACTTGTCTTTCCTTACCACTGCTGCTGAGTTCATCCTTGGCCAAGAACTTGAATTTGCATTTTACAACCCTTCCCAAGGATGTTATTGTTTTGATTGCAAGCATCTCAATTGCTTTGCCTTGTTTAAGAGTCTTATATGATCTGGCTAAGACATCTCCTCTCGACTTCTGCTCATATAAACACATTGTCTTGTAAGGTGAACTGAAAACTTTACATGCCATTACTAATCCTAAAACATGGGAAGAACACATGCTGCTTCTGCTTTATGGTGGCCTCTAGTGTTGAGTGAGCCCAAAACCTTTAATGAATCCATTATGATCATTTTGAACTATTTCCTTTGATGCCTGGAAATGCTGCTCTTAAGTAGGCATGCTACAACTTGGCTTCAATGATGATGTGTTTCAAGAGCATGGATCGAATTTCTAGGCTTCTAACTCCTTTTATCACATCCATCCAAATTCCTTGATAAATTTTGAATTGGACTTCCCGGATGTTCTTTTCGTTGTTACTTGCCCATTAGATGATGAATATAAGTTCTCTTTAATGATATTCATGCAGGCACCTTCACCGACAAGACATTTTATTCATGCCAGTGTATTTTAGTTTGTTTTTGTCATACTGAGTGCTTACATGAAATAacttatgatatatatatatatatatgagataaATTGTGTTTGTGTTATTGTGCTCAACGGGGCACCAGTCTTTCTTCTACAAAAATCTTATTACACCGTAGTAGTATGGTGGTGGACGTAACACACGTGAGTTGCAATTGGTTTGCTTGTGATGGTGGGCTTTATGCTGGTGCATTGAACTCCTATCCACAGATACCACTGGCCTGAGTTGTGGGTTGAATTTTTTGTCTTTAATGCGGAGTTTTGTGTTGCGTATCTAGTTTTTAATGCGAAGATGTGTGATTGCATAGCATTCAATGCAGAGTTGTGTATTCGAGTGGTTACTTTCGTGCTTACTGGGCTATCAAGAATtcgttatctcattcctcctttcgtgaaagtaggttgggtgatggattatcttggtggtggacgtaatgcatgtaggacgtTTTGGCTTGATCGATTTATATGGTATATCAGGTAGACATCTGGTACTttattatagtctgtcgttATAAGCATGTGGTggatttgtagtggtgcattAGGTTGACATTTGTCACTTCttataattagtcataaccCATCAATCTTTTGGCATCGATTCTTGTGCTCATctttgcttggaatccccatgtaatCGACCTccttaagttgggataaggttttggatgttgttgtaaACTTTGTGTTTATGTCTCCATTTTTGGGATTGTCAGGTGGTGCCTTTTTCGTTAGTTGTACCCATTTGGCATAGAGAATATCTTTATTGGCCCAACAACATTTGTAGGGTGAGGCATTTTTCTTCAAAATGCATGTGGATGTAGAATGTTATGGAAAGAAATTCAAAGAGGAGTTCTTTATTCACAGATCAAGTAGAAACACATTAGTATCTTCTTAACTGCTTTGCTTCAGTTCAACaacctaatttaagaaattcattgGTTCAGCATAAAATGGTTACTTTCATCTCTGATAAATTTTGGTGCCTATATAGGAAGGACATAATCCTAGAGTTCTCTTGCAAACACTTCTAAATCCTAATGCTACATCCATTACCTGctcttctctttattttcattatttttcacTTCCATGAAAAATCTGTCTTGGATCCTTTCTTGAGTGCACTTCCTTGAGCATATAAAAGAATTTAGAGGCCAAACTCAGAGACAGGTTAATTTGGCTTTGCTATTGACCAGGGATAGGTTCATCTATTGGTTGATTTGTATTCCATTAATGGCCCAATATTGCCCACATGGTACGAGAATCTGAATTGGTCTGAAAATAGTCTAGTTGATTAGTCAAGGATTTTTGCAGGTATTTGTTTGAGTTGCAGGCTTGTTGGTCCCTGTATTGGATTTTGGCTGAAGTGAACTTGTTCTTGTAGCCCTTGGAAATGGgatgaatgcattttttttcaattttggcCCCTAATTCATTGATGTCTACTACACATTACCATCATTGTGAGAAAATTTATCACCCATCTGTTGATTTTTGTTATCAAACGTAAGCGAAACAAGTTCCATTTATTTGAGAATCCTTGTTTCCGTTGACAGTCAAGATAATTTGTAGGAGAGTTCTTGAGAACTTAAACCTTTTAGTAACTGATGGCTAGAAGCTTGTTACCCTGTTACAGGTTTATTTGGACTAAAAGAAGTTATCCAGGGCAAAAACTGGTGCTGAGTGGGCTCTAAATTTGGTCTGTTTTATGGGTTTTCCACACTCACTCCCTATTCTGCTCTGTTTCTGCTGGAAATTTATCACTTGCTTGAACAAAGGAACCGatttgaatggttcaaagaGTGCGAGTAaataggaaaattttgaaattccaGGAAGAGAAAATTATGCAAGCCTTGTAGTATTATGAATTTCTTGAGAAATTGTAAATATGTTGGCTATGTTtagttgtaaggggaattaaaggggagggaagtgaaattttcatacttaaaaaagaaatatacttaatcattacccatgtgattttaacattaccttcaaattattttatttttctacctaaaaaaaaaaagcattccaTATTTgcttataaaatttcactttactttgcatccaaaactctttgctataatatgtaaagtaaaaaattacatttaaaatatatcattacttaATATGGTTAGAAagaattaaataatttataccATAATATGGGGTAATGAActaataatgattataaatatttctttttaaagtatgaaaatttctttgcacttggtatgtcttcacctatGAGAAGATTccctttttcaaattcaaaattgaaattttcttttcctcccccaaaaattttcttgtaaaaaacataagaaaacatgagaaaacattaaaagataataagacaaaaaatgaatgattacacaatgatttcctatgtgtctatttctctattaaaattcaaaatttttttaatttttttcttttcttctggtggcaaccaaacatacataatcgttttattttctcaccatttcttctattttcttctcttttcttttctatattcttttttcttttcttttcttttcttctcttggctatcaaacacaCCCTTAATTTTAATGGCATCCAAACGAAGCCGTTATAATTATGACAGAAAAGGTGAAATACTATTGTTTCAAGgttctactttttcttttcttacttcAGAGGACTAATTAATTTGCCATGAGTATCTTTTCACAGTATGGTTTTAGTTACCCATGTGTTTTTGTATGAGTAACGTTACAaggtagggtttttttttctctttcaattaTCTTATTTTGGTTAAATGGTTATTGAATTGGAACGTCACTACAATGAGTAAGAAAGCTCTGTAAGTAGATCACAAACTTAATTACATCTATTGCAACCGGAAAACCTTGTAATTGTTGGGTAACAGGGAGGGATTGAGTCGTGCCACTGTCATTTTCCTTTAGACAGTAGTCACTTCCCTATGGTGCAATCCAAGTGATTAGAATTTGCTCTAAAATGAAATAGCTTTTTCTTGTTGCATTCACTTGCTAGGCCATGTTGAAAAACTATGTAGTTGTGCACcatcaagaaggaagaaagattaTAGAAGACTTGTTAAAACAGTACACAGATGGCAAACAGTGAGTgtgagagtgagtgagagagagagggagtagAGGACAATAAGAATATATTATAGATGAGAGACGCCTCTTGAATATACTTGTATAAAGGCGTCCAAAAGGTGTCTCCCAGAGAGATTCCATGCACGTAATGAATTCCATGCGCATGAGTTTGCACTTCTGTGAGAGGACACTTCTGATAAAATAACTAGGAAGTAGGTgtctttgagttttcctttattattttaaaaccatttaaattgCAACAATTAtgcttcaaaattgtatttttcgTGCATTGGAAGAATATCCTTGTGCTTCTTGAACATTTTCATGCGTATCTTACATCTTTTAGATCCTCCTCGATATGTCTCTTAAATATTACGATCACCCTAAACTTTTGATATGTTAACGGTTAACCTATCCCAATATTCCATACCTTGGTAAAAAGACTAACCATAAAGCCAAATAACAATTAGAGTGGACCAACCTACAAAAGGGAATAggaataagaaaagagaaaaaaggccGGACCAATCTAGTAAAATATGGAACAGCACAACAAAAGAGCCATCGACTGGACCAACATCTGAAAACAAAATGAGTAGGCAAAAATCCCTTCACAAATCTCCCAAATGGAGAGCTCCATCATTGGCACATTGATTTTAGGATCGGGTTTTACCTAACCCATATGAATCCCTTGATTGAGGGTACTCAGATGGTGAGAAAAGATATCACGTAACAATGGGGGTATGAGCGATCATTCATAAATAGTGAAAAACATACATTTATGGTCATTGATGGCTGTACTTTTCTGCaccctaattttattaaatttagtTTTATAATTCTTTGCACTATACCTTTCACATTAACTTTGAAATATCTTATTGGGTTACTCTTTACCCAGAAGTGCTTGGGTTACCCAAATTGAAGCTGAAGTCATGGTAGTGTCATGGATCTTGGCTTGACCCTGTTATCGATTTGGAAACTACAAGTGCCAACAAAAGGTTTAAACTATATTCACCTTTAAACAAAGCTTTACTTATTTGAAGCTTTGCCAagaagatggaccacacagagGGTGATCAAAGTTTTTGTCCATCAAAGAAGAGAGACCAAGAAACCATTGATTGTGGTGCAGCAAGGTTCAGTTGGTCTTATTCTTTCATTAGTCTTAGAAATTAGAATGGACCAACTTAACTTTAGTTCTTGCTCTAAACTATGTCCTTGTGGTCTAAGCTCTTCTGAATTAAACAAACATGACCCACCTTTTATTATCTTACATTGCTGGTATTGCCTATTTAATTTGGGAAACAAGGAAAGATGTGGTCCTCCTTGCCCGGGTGAACAGAAACATGTGCTGAGTTTAGGATTTTCTGGCCTACTTTTTCTTTGAATGATGAGCATCTCCACCCACATCCTGTTATCAGTCTTTAGATCTTAACGTTGAGGCTACGATCACACATCAAATGTGTGTAGTCCAATATAAAGGCTTGTACCCTTTCCTTAATGGTTAGCTTTTAAATGTTAATTTAACACAAATCCCAAAGAATGGAGATTAGATCACCGAATCGACAACTTTAAAAGAGCACTAGTTTGGATGTGTGCTACAAGTGGGAATGGATGCTGAACTGGCTTGTAAGCAGGAAATATTTGAGGATTGGCCATGGGTGTCAAAGATTATTAAGTGCTTTTATTCTGTTGAACCCAAACATGTTTCTTGTTTGTCTAATGTTGTTGCCCACAGTCTTAGCTATTGTAGGTTGGTTTGAGAAGGTTTTTATGATATGGTCATGCAGGGAGACTGAGATTACAAGTTCTTTCCTTAGTTGTTGAATGGTATGCTTTTCTCACAAACccaaggaagaaataaaagagatagagagagtggTAGCTAAGGAGGTAATGACTGGATGAACATGAAGCACAGCAGTCCATCTTGAAGTAGGTTGTCATTGTTGGGGTATGATGCCTTCCTCTATAATCAATctaagagaggtgtgaggacgagctgTAACTATATTCTCCGTTGATAGTGAAACACATCCCATCTCACCATGCATGGGCGTAGGAAATCTTACTAAACCACGTAAATCCCTTTGGGTCATGCCATTGTCTTTTTgcgatttccattttttttctgcttCGTTTTAGGTTCTCTTTTTCTACAGTCATCTACTCCATGCTTACTGAGTAAGGGAAAAAATTGTTAAATGTCCATTGAACTTTCCCAATTCCCTTTCTCATGCGGGAATGTTTCTCTATAAATCCCATGTTTTTACTGCTTTTCCAACGGGTTCGGAATTCTGTATTCCAAAAGAGAAACCAACCCATTTCTTCACATTTCCCTAGATAAGAAGTTGAgataaaagaagctaaaaactACTGGTTCAAGATTGAGCACCTCATTTCATCCCCCTTTAAGCACCTTTGTGGGACATTAGGAGTTCTGTACTTCTGTTAGCTAAAAATAATCCAATGAGtgaattaaataaacaacaaatGGAACAAAAACCCACATGATCAGTATGACCTTCCAAAGTGATTCAAACCATTCAATTTATGGATTATCACATTAtacaataaagaaaagaagaccaATAATGTAACAGTAAGAGATtatctttatattttatagagtataatacaaaataaaaattaaattagatATAAATAATACAACTTGCTTTCCAATCTCAATGCAGCTGAGCAAGTTGTTTAGCTTTTTGAATTATTCAAGTTGTCTTGGtaattgttttggttttttaacttcttttgaCAGCCTAttcttgtttattttctcaagatgattatttattgtttatttagcTTAGCCTGTATATATATTATGAGAGAAAGTTTTctgtgggggagtgtggccctGCACGGCTGCACCTTGACATATGGGGTGCAAAATGACCTGCCCAACCCTATGAAAAGGAAAATGGCATCACTGTGGATGCTTTCTTGTACACCCTCATTGATACTCGCTCACGCTCTAGAATTACACTCCCCCACAAAAAAACACTTCctcatatatacatataagaaAGCAGGTCTTTTATGAGTTAGGAGGTAATGCGGGCTTCTGAATAAGTTCTGAGCCTCAGAGGTACAGAAATCCACAAGCTTTACCAACTTAGTAAGCAGCCCATCTTCAACTTGCCATTTATATATATAGGTTCTTTGTTATTTGATTAAGAAagtaaaattcttttttatgcTTTTCCTCGGTGGAAGGAATtagacttaatttttttttttggggggggtaaAATTAGACTTAATTTGTTAATACTAATATGTATCACCTCTTTTTTATGCTCTTATTCTCACTATAGAGATTAAAATATTTGCTCTCTTGCATGTTCTTTTATGTGGGTATATGTGATAGTAGTTCTTAGAATGGTCTTACAGGGAAGTTGGTCTACTCCCAAGGTTCTCcacccacctctctctctctctctctctctctctccactagCATATCAAGATAAGGTTGGAGAGAATTCAGCCAACAACAATGTGAAACTAACACAATTTCCATCTTTAACAAAGTGAGACCATATTGCTCCCAGTTTAGAGCTATTTATAGTTAGTAACCatgcatgtatatatatttttcacaaATACACATCTTATACAACCCTTTAGACCTCTAGGCCTTATAATTAAATATCTACTTTTGTTCACCCATTTAGACCCCTAGGCCTTGTAATTCAATCCATTacaattaaaatctaaaaagaataaaaagactATATATACCCTACAGATATTAAAATAGGACAAATTTTTCGATAGGGCCTGCATGAAGATCATATACTGTTGGTGGATCCAATCACTAATCTGAGCCATTAAATTATAAGTTTGGTTAGGCAATCTCACCAAAGGTCAAGAGATAATGAAGAATGGTAGCCAGATCATTAGATATATTGACATTAGTCACCCTACCAAAACAAACAATCAGAATCAGATCACaaccttctatttatttatttccttccaTGTAGCTAAGATTCTTGTTTGACCATGGATCCCAATTTCTTTTCAATGTGGAATGCTtgcttttttatatttgttacaGATCATCAGGAAACTGTTAGAACTCTTATAAATcttctttattatcttttcttCCTGATAGTGTTTCCTCTCTTAGGATTTGTGCTTCAGTGTCTTGTGTCCTTTTATGGTGGGTACTTCAAGTTCCAAGTCTTTGAAACTTTAACTGTAAAGACCAATCGATTCCCATTTTAGAACTTAACCTTTCAAAACAGAAACCCAATTCAGAATTCTAGCCATGAAAGCTTTTAGAGTCTTTCTgcaacttcttttctttgcttgtGTAATTGCAGAAACCAGTTTCATCTACAATGGGTTTCACAATGTAACTTTGAGCTTATATGGAGCATCATACATTAAACCCGATGGCATCTTATCAGTAATCAGTAATTCACCTAAGAACATTGGCCATGTATTCTATCCTTCTCCCCTGCAATTGAAGCTTTCAAACCCCTCTTCTCCTACTGTCTCCTTTAGTACCACATTTGTTTTCTCCATTTCACCCATGTATCCAAAGATTGGTGGCCATGGACTAGCTTTTATTCTCTCCTCCACTAAAGATCTCCAAGACTGTCTACCTAACCAGTACCTAGGCCTTCCAAATGATGCAAGCATTGCCAAGTCCTCAACCTGTCTGCTCGCAGTTGAGTTCGATGTTGTTCGGAACATCGAACTAAATGACATCAATGATAACCATGTCGGCATAGATGTAAATAGCTTGACTTCTAATGTGTCTGTACCTGCAACTTTTTTCAGTGGGAGTGGTTCAAACAAAACCCATTCAATTGATCTCAAAAGTGGAGCACCAGTTACAGCATGGATTGAGTACAGTAGCAAAGAGGAGTTGATAAATGTTGCAATCTCTCCTTTTGGCATTCCAAAGCCAGAGAGGCCTTTGATTTCATTCCCACTTGATCTCTCATCAGTCATAAATGAGTACATGTATGTaggcttttcttcttctactggTCTGCTTTTTGCAGCACATGATGTCCTAGGTTGGAGCTTCAGGATTAATGGGAGAGCTGATGATTTGGATCCCTCAAAGCTCCCATCTCTTGTGAAAGCCAAGGTGGTGGTGCGGCATAGCAGAAAGGGCCTTGCAATTGGGCTTATTCTGGTTTCATTCAGTCTGGTTCTGTTGATGATCtcaggtaagggtgttaatcagttcagTTTTGGTATTCGGTTCAAAATACAAAATGCAGAACCCAAAAccagtttcatttttttatcggtCAAATTAGGTCCCTTGatcaattttaatttggtttaggcCGTACTTTAGGTGTTTGGGCCAACTTTTTGTGTTCTCATCAACAGAAAACCCTTATTTGTTATGGTCATAATCTGCCAAACTTTTCCAAACAATTAAAAGGAATAGAATTTATCA includes the following:
- the LOC122072768 gene encoding zinc finger A20 and AN1 domain-containing stress-associated protein 8-like, with protein sequence MEQESQKVEVEKTGCQPPSATVPCANNCGFYGTAATNNLCSKCYKDFFLKQAKAAAAAVVAEKKVDETVIETTVQDVKATPCEEATSSGDPGKLPANRCSSCRKRVGLTGFKCRCGQTFCSIHRYSDKHNCQFDYKTAGQDVIARANPVVKADKIEKI